In a single window of the Dysgonomonas mossii genome:
- a CDS encoding RsmD family RNA methyltransferase, whose translation MRIISGKYKGRRFDPPKSFKARPTTDFAKENIFNVLNNSIDWEETTALDLFGGTGSISFELVSRGCPRVVCVEKNFAHASFIEKTKAELQIQSELMLSKMDVFSYLVHCKEQFDFIFADPPYDLKHFEDVPKLVFEKELIKPGGIFILEHSKDYNFSNYPLFEDQRVYGSVNFSVFRNGSI comes from the coding sequence ATGAGAATTATCAGTGGGAAATATAAAGGGCGTAGATTTGATCCTCCCAAAAGTTTCAAAGCACGTCCTACAACAGATTTTGCAAAAGAAAATATATTCAACGTCCTGAACAACTCTATAGACTGGGAAGAAACTACAGCATTAGACCTTTTTGGAGGTACAGGTAGTATTAGTTTCGAATTGGTTTCGCGAGGGTGTCCACGTGTTGTATGTGTAGAGAAAAACTTTGCTCATGCTTCATTCATCGAAAAAACAAAAGCGGAATTACAAATACAATCGGAGCTAATGCTCTCCAAGATGGATGTATTCAGTTATTTGGTGCATTGTAAAGAGCAGTTTGATTTTATTTTTGCCGATCCTCCTTATGATTTAAAGCATTTTGAAGATGTGCCTAAGCTTGTATTTGAAAAAGAATTGATAAAGCCGGGGGGAATATTTATTCTTGAACATTCTAAGGATTATAATTTCTCTAATTATCCGTTATTCGAAGATCAACGAGTATATGGAAGTGTGAATTTCAGCGTATTTAGGAATGGTTCTATATAA
- a CDS encoding bifunctional methionine sulfoxide reductase B/A protein: MKLRLFIYLLCTVIVGGVSCVQSQNKIEQGNMKYNKLTPEEERVIIHKGTEAPYTGEYVNNKQAGVYVCRRCNAPLYNSFDKFDSHCGWPSFDDEIKGAVKRVPDADGRRTEIICTNCGAHLGHVFLNEGFTAKETRHCVNSISLKFIPQENKMIKKAYFASGCFWGTEYYFMKAKGVAHTAVGFMGGHVDHPSYEQVCQKNTGHLETTEVDYDTSKTSYEDLVKLFFETHDFTQTNGQGPDIGPQYLSCIFYADENEKNIAEKYISILQKKGYKVATMLKPLSTFWKAEDYHQQYYEHKGTTPYCHVYKKIFE, from the coding sequence ATGAAACTTAGATTATTCATATATTTATTATGTACCGTGATCGTAGGGGGAGTATCATGCGTACAGAGTCAAAATAAAATAGAACAAGGTAATATGAAATACAATAAACTGACACCCGAAGAAGAAAGGGTAATAATACATAAAGGCACAGAAGCTCCTTATACAGGAGAATATGTGAATAATAAGCAGGCTGGAGTGTATGTGTGTAGAAGATGTAATGCCCCTCTGTATAATTCATTTGATAAATTTGATTCTCATTGTGGGTGGCCTTCTTTTGATGATGAAATAAAGGGTGCTGTAAAACGTGTTCCTGATGCCGATGGAAGACGAACTGAAATAATATGTACAAACTGTGGTGCTCATTTAGGACATGTATTCCTCAACGAAGGCTTCACGGCAAAAGAGACAAGGCACTGTGTAAACTCGATATCACTAAAATTTATACCTCAAGAGAATAAAATGATTAAGAAAGCTTATTTTGCCTCCGGTTGTTTTTGGGGCACAGAGTATTATTTCATGAAAGCCAAAGGCGTGGCACATACCGCTGTAGGCTTTATGGGTGGGCATGTAGATCATCCTAGTTACGAACAAGTTTGTCAGAAAAATACCGGACATTTAGAAACAACTGAAGTAGATTATGATACTTCGAAAACATCGTATGAAGATCTTGTCAAGCTGTTTTTCGAAACGCATGATTTTACTCAAACAAATGGGCAAGGTCCGGATATTGGGCCTCAGTATCTGTCTTGCATATTTTATGCCGATGAGAATGAAAAAAATATTGCTGAAAAATATATATCGATTCTACAAAAAAAAGGTTATAAGGTTGCAACAATGCTAAAACCTTTATCTACATTCTGGAAAGCAGAAGATTATCATCAGCAATATTACGAGCACAAAGGAACAACTCCTTATTGCCATGTATATAAAAAGATATTTGAATAG
- a CDS encoding DUF3822 family protein, with product MFLPESIDLGQSDRYVLSIRITPYSFMFSISDPETKENYCLRETSFSMSDNLLANIQRIIFDFNFLTQEFKQANVIFVSSSYDLIPARYFDLKDKEHLYNFTHVEKASHLSTGFIKNQDVTTLFNLDKDIFDFLSRSLWAPHFFHHTNLLINYFEDKNKLKGNASRMYLNFHDNFLDIICFTGPKLVHSLTYTNEQITNQLYYILKLWEQCRFSQLDDYLFIVGNPDLQLVKLLQQYIKNIEQQNIPSEIFLWNEDAQKAPLDLLTLSL from the coding sequence ATGTTTTTACCCGAAAGTATAGACCTCGGACAATCAGATAGATATGTGTTATCGATACGTATAACGCCCTATAGCTTTATGTTCTCTATTTCAGATCCTGAGACAAAAGAGAACTATTGTCTGCGTGAAACATCCTTTTCGATGAGCGATAACCTTCTGGCAAATATTCAACGGATCATTTTTGATTTTAATTTTCTTACGCAGGAGTTTAAGCAGGCGAATGTAATTTTCGTTTCTTCAAGCTATGATCTGATTCCTGCCCGATATTTTGATCTTAAGGATAAAGAGCATTTGTATAATTTTACACATGTTGAGAAAGCAAGCCATCTATCTACGGGTTTTATCAAAAACCAGGATGTGACTACATTGTTTAATTTGGATAAAGATATTTTTGACTTTCTATCCAGAAGCCTTTGGGCTCCGCACTTTTTTCATCATACTAATTTGCTTATCAATTACTTTGAAGATAAAAATAAGCTTAAAGGGAATGCTTCGAGAATGTATTTAAACTTTCACGATAATTTCCTTGATATTATTTGTTTTACCGGGCCAAAGTTGGTTCATAGCTTAACATATACGAATGAACAAATAACAAATCAGCTATATTATATTCTTAAACTTTGGGAGCAATGCAGATTCAGTCAACTGGATGATTATCTCTTTATAGTCGGTAATCCCGATCTGCAATTGGTGAAACTTCTGCAACAATATATAAAAAACATTGAGCAACAGAATATTCCAAGTGAGATTTTCTTGTGGAATGAAGACGCTCAAAAAGCTCCATTAGACTTACTAACATTATCATTATGA
- a CDS encoding type I restriction enzyme HsdR N-terminal domain-containing protein: protein MLELNLPSFDINVKKIGGKLSILDPLRRKFVALTPEEWVRQHFVNFLLREKGYPAALIANEIQIDLNKMKKRCDSVVYNRDLSPLMIIEYKAPDVDITQQVFDQIVRYNIVLKVKYLIVSNGLNHYCCIMDYDKQSFNYLSDIPNYTDL, encoded by the coding sequence ATGTTAGAGTTAAATTTACCGTCCTTCGATATAAATGTAAAAAAGATAGGTGGAAAACTCTCTATCTTAGACCCTTTACGGCGTAAGTTTGTAGCATTGACACCCGAAGAGTGGGTCAGGCAACACTTTGTGAACTTTTTGTTAAGAGAAAAAGGCTATCCCGCAGCCCTAATTGCGAACGAAATTCAGATAGATCTTAACAAGATGAAAAAACGCTGCGATTCGGTAGTGTATAATCGTGATTTATCCCCCCTGATGATTATAGAATATAAGGCGCCGGATGTAGATATCACACAACAAGTCTTTGATCAGATTGTAAGGTATAACATTGTATTGAAAGTTAAGTATCTGATCGTGTCCAATGGCCTGAATCATTATTGCTGCATAATGGACTATGATAAACAGTCCTTCAATTATCTATCGGATATACCTAACTACACTGATTTATAA
- the secG gene encoding preprotein translocase subunit SecG has product MIALITILIVIAAIALVLIVLVQNSKGGGLSSGFSSSNAIMGVRKTTDFLEKATWGLAGFIMIMSIVCVMIRPKGGLGTAKPDISIPTTPATGTPDMSTTLPLNQGQGAASTTTPAPTQQPTTPPTE; this is encoded by the coding sequence ATGATCGCACTTATTACCATATTAATTGTGATAGCAGCTATAGCCTTGGTACTTATAGTTCTTGTTCAAAACTCAAAAGGCGGAGGCCTTTCATCAGGATTTTCATCTTCAAATGCAATCATGGGAGTTCGTAAAACCACAGACTTCTTAGAGAAAGCAACTTGGGGATTGGCTGGTTTCATCATGATAATGAGTATTGTTTGTGTTATGATCAGACCTAAAGGTGGTTTAGGAACAGCAAAACCGGATATAAGCATACCAACTACTCCTGCTACAGGAACACCTGATATGTCTACTACTTTACCTCTTAATCAAGGTCAAGGTGCAGCAAGTACAACTACTCCGGCTCCTACCCAACAGCCTACAACACCTCCTACTGAATAA
- a CDS encoding ATP-dependent DNA helicase codes for MINDFFRSKIIENFPFEPTNQQNEALERIVNFLFLQKEETLFLLRGYAGTGKSSLLGALVKTMTEFKQKTVLLAPTGRAAKVFSSYASHPAFTIHKKIYRQQKYAGDFGSFGLMDNLHKDTLFIVDEASMISNSGMDASFFGTGHLLDDLIHYVYSGENCRLLLIGDSAQLPPVMEEDSPALQTAVLEGYGLDVYEAMLSQIVRQAESSGILYNATNIRNLLSKGETGAYPKLLLDNFEDIVRINGEDLIDEISASYDREGLDNTMIVSRSNKRCNIYNQGVRNRILYREEELSAGDMLMITKNNYYWTENIEGIDFLANGEIVEVLRVRREQELYGFRFCDVLVRSLDYDIEFEIKILMDTLYSDVSGLPRERAEELFLNILEDYSDISTKAGKMKKLKTDPFYNAVQVKFAYAVTCHKAQGGEWSTVFLDLGYISEEHLGINFYRWLYTAITRAGKKLYLVNLPDEFV; via the coding sequence ATGATCAATGATTTCTTCCGCAGTAAAATAATAGAGAATTTCCCATTCGAACCTACAAACCAACAAAATGAAGCCTTAGAGAGGATCGTAAACTTCTTATTTTTGCAAAAAGAAGAGACTTTGTTTTTGTTGCGGGGATATGCAGGAACGGGAAAGTCATCCTTGCTGGGAGCCTTAGTGAAAACAATGACTGAGTTTAAGCAAAAAACAGTATTACTAGCACCTACAGGACGAGCAGCAAAAGTATTTTCATCCTATGCCAGCCATCCGGCTTTTACCATTCACAAGAAAATATACCGACAACAGAAGTATGCAGGAGACTTCGGAAGCTTTGGACTGATGGACAATCTACACAAAGACACTCTTTTCATTGTAGATGAAGCTTCTATGATCAGCAATAGTGGAATGGATGCATCCTTCTTTGGTACAGGGCATCTGCTTGATGATCTGATTCATTATGTCTATTCAGGCGAAAACTGCCGCTTACTGCTTATTGGCGACTCGGCACAGTTGCCACCCGTTATGGAAGAGGACAGCCCTGCCCTGCAAACGGCGGTACTCGAAGGTTACGGACTCGATGTTTATGAGGCTATGCTCTCGCAGATCGTGCGGCAAGCTGAAAGTTCCGGCATCCTTTATAATGCCACCAATATACGTAATCTGTTGAGCAAGGGGGAAACGGGAGCATATCCTAAGCTCCTACTCGATAATTTTGAGGACATTGTACGTATCAACGGAGAAGATCTTATCGATGAAATATCCGCATCTTATGATAGAGAAGGGCTAGACAATACGATGATTGTTTCCCGCTCCAATAAGCGATGCAACATCTACAATCAGGGGGTGCGCAACAGGATTCTGTACAGAGAGGAAGAATTATCGGCGGGAGATATGCTGATGATCACCAAAAATAATTATTATTGGACAGAAAACATAGAAGGAATAGATTTCTTAGCGAATGGTGAAATAGTAGAAGTGCTTCGTGTTCGCCGTGAACAAGAATTGTATGGATTCCGCTTTTGTGATGTCTTGGTTAGGAGCCTCGATTATGATATAGAGTTCGAAATCAAGATACTTATGGATACGCTTTACTCTGATGTTTCGGGTTTACCTCGTGAGCGTGCAGAAGAGTTATTCCTAAATATATTAGAAGATTACTCTGATATATCTACAAAGGCTGGGAAAATGAAAAAGCTCAAAACCGACCCTTTTTATAATGCGGTACAAGTAAAATTCGCTTATGCTGTCACTTGCCACAAGGCACAGGGGGGTGAATGGAGTACCGTTTTTCTTGACTTAGGCTATATTTCGGAAGAACATTTAGGGATAAATTTTTATCGTTGGCTCTATACGGCAATTACCCGAGCCGGGAAGAAACTGTATTTAGTAAATCTTCCCGACGAGTTTGTATAA
- a CDS encoding DUF5606 family protein, whose amino-acid sequence MLKTILSISGKPGLYKLVSNSKNMVIVESLADNKKIPIHPRDKVVSLGDISIYTETDDVPLKSILASIKEKENGAKVSISANSKPEELKRYFEEVLPEFDKDRVYPTDIKKIINWYNIIIESGFDFEQEDNSSEENTEDNE is encoded by the coding sequence ATGCTTAAAACAATCTTATCTATTTCTGGAAAACCCGGACTTTACAAACTTGTATCGAACAGTAAGAATATGGTTATTGTAGAGTCTCTCGCAGATAACAAAAAGATTCCTATTCATCCACGTGATAAAGTAGTATCATTGGGAGATATCTCTATATACACAGAAACTGATGATGTGCCTTTAAAAAGCATTCTTGCTTCTATCAAAGAGAAAGAAAATGGGGCTAAAGTATCAATCAGTGCAAACTCAAAGCCTGAAGAATTAAAGAGATACTTCGAAGAGGTATTACCTGAGTTTGATAAGGATCGTGTTTACCCGACAGATATCAAGAAAATAATAAACTGGTATAATATAATTATCGAGTCTGGTTTCGACTTCGAACAAGAAGATAACAGCAGCGAAGAGAATACGGAAGATAACGAGTAG
- the holA gene encoding DNA polymerase III subunit delta, whose product MVTFEQIVTEIKARKYRPVYLFMGDEPYYIDELTNMLTETVLPEEERDFNQSILYGMETNVTAVITMARSYPMMSDHQLIVIKEAQNLSKIEELEVYVKNPLKSTILVLNYKGGSLDKRKKLYAEIDKNGAIFESKKIPEYKIPAFITSYILSKGLSIDQKSAQMLSDYLGNDLSKLTNEIAKLLIAIPPGQMRITADLIEENIGISKDFNNFELLNAIINKNIFKVNQIADYFEKNPKNNPMIMTMSVLFNFFSNLMICYWAKNKTEQGLATELGLRNPYQAKDYVIALKNYNAFKCMEIIGLLRIYDAKSKGVDNNSAPDGELLKELLYKITH is encoded by the coding sequence ATGGTAACATTTGAGCAGATAGTTACAGAGATTAAAGCACGAAAGTACAGACCCGTATATCTTTTTATGGGTGATGAGCCTTACTATATAGATGAGCTTACAAATATGCTGACCGAAACCGTTTTGCCTGAAGAGGAACGCGATTTCAATCAGAGTATACTGTATGGGATGGAAACGAATGTTACAGCTGTAATAACGATGGCTCGCAGTTATCCGATGATGTCAGATCATCAACTCATTGTAATCAAAGAAGCTCAAAATCTAAGCAAGATAGAGGAGTTGGAAGTATATGTAAAGAACCCGCTAAAATCTACTATACTTGTTCTCAATTATAAAGGGGGCTCTCTAGATAAACGCAAGAAGCTATATGCCGAGATAGACAAAAACGGAGCCATTTTTGAGTCGAAAAAAATACCGGAGTATAAGATTCCGGCATTTATTACTTCCTATATATTATCAAAAGGTTTGAGCATCGATCAGAAATCTGCACAGATGCTGTCTGATTATCTGGGGAATGATCTGAGTAAGCTTACGAATGAGATCGCAAAGCTGTTAATAGCTATACCGCCCGGGCAGATGCGTATTACGGCAGACCTTATTGAAGAAAATATAGGTATCAGTAAAGATTTCAATAATTTTGAATTGCTAAATGCGATCATAAATAAAAACATATTCAAGGTAAATCAGATTGCCGACTATTTCGAGAAGAATCCGAAGAACAATCCGATGATTATGACCATGTCGGTACTCTTTAACTTTTTCAGCAACCTGATGATTTGTTATTGGGCAAAAAATAAAACAGAGCAAGGGCTTGCAACCGAACTTGGACTTAGAAATCCCTATCAGGCTAAAGACTACGTTATTGCCTTGAAGAATTATAATGCGTTTAAGTGCATGGAAATTATTGGTCTCTTACGTATATACGATGCCAAATCGAAAGGTGTTGATAACAATTCTGCCCCTGACGGGGAATTACTGAAAGAATTACTATATAAAATAACTCACTGA
- a CDS encoding DNA recombination protein RmuC, with product MELVYAGVILILAAIVIYLIQRNNKQRESELKEEVVRLTRDKESLQMAQLEHVKEIAENKALLQSREEQLRIQQEELLNTRTQLNKDFQILATQILEEKTLRFTDVNKANMEAILKPLNEKLVEFKVKVEETYDKESKQRFSLEERIKDLVALNNQISEDANNLTKALKGSNKIQGNWGEMILESILEKSGLKKGEEYFTQEFITDENGTRIQNTQNKYMQPDVTVVYPGGRKIIIDSKVSLSAYIKYVEAEVDAVKISAEKEHITSVRQHIDELSQKAYQDYVESLDFVMMFIPNEPAYILAMQLDSTLWDYAYRKRILLISPTNLVASLKVVADLWKREYQSRNAIEIAKRGAALYDKFAGFVETLQDVGKNIERSQKAYDKALSQLKEGNGNLIRQAEMLKDLGVKAQKELPDSIE from the coding sequence ATGGAATTAGTTTATGCCGGCGTAATATTGATCCTGGCTGCAATTGTCATTTATTTAATCCAAAGAAACAATAAGCAGAGAGAATCTGAACTAAAGGAAGAAGTTGTTCGCTTAACTCGCGACAAGGAATCTTTACAAATGGCTCAATTAGAGCATGTGAAAGAGATTGCAGAAAATAAAGCTTTACTACAGTCCAGAGAAGAACAATTGCGCATTCAGCAAGAAGAGTTATTGAATACCCGGACTCAGCTAAATAAAGATTTTCAAATATTAGCGACACAAATATTGGAAGAAAAAACCCTTCGCTTCACCGATGTGAACAAGGCGAATATGGAGGCTATACTGAAACCCCTGAACGAAAAACTGGTTGAGTTTAAAGTAAAAGTAGAAGAAACGTACGATAAAGAATCGAAGCAGCGTTTTTCGCTCGAAGAACGCATCAAAGATCTGGTTGCTCTGAATAATCAGATAAGCGAAGATGCTAACAACTTAACGAAAGCGCTGAAAGGCAGCAATAAGATACAGGGTAACTGGGGCGAAATGATTCTGGAATCTATATTAGAAAAATCGGGACTCAAAAAAGGAGAAGAATATTTCACTCAGGAATTTATTACCGACGAAAATGGAACACGCATTCAGAACACGCAAAATAAATATATGCAGCCTGATGTTACAGTTGTTTATCCGGGCGGGCGAAAAATTATCATAGACTCGAAAGTATCCCTAAGTGCCTATATAAAGTATGTGGAAGCCGAAGTAGATGCAGTAAAAATCTCTGCCGAAAAAGAACATATTACTTCTGTAAGGCAACACATTGATGAACTGAGCCAAAAAGCATATCAGGACTATGTAGAATCTCTCGACTTTGTGATGATGTTCATCCCTAACGAACCGGCTTATATATTAGCGATGCAGCTCGATTCCACTTTGTGGGATTATGCATATCGCAAACGTATCTTATTGATAAGTCCTACAAACTTGGTAGCCTCATTAAAAGTAGTAGCCGACCTGTGGAAACGTGAATACCAAAGCCGCAATGCCATAGAGATAGCCAAACGAGGAGCTGCCTTATACGATAAGTTTGCGGGCTTTGTAGAAACGCTTCAAGATGTAGGAAAAAACATAGAACGTTCTCAGAAAGCATACGATAAAGCTCTTTCTCAATTGAAAGAAGGCAATGGAAATCTCATACGACAGGCAGAAATGCTTAAAGATCTAGGAGTTAAAGCTCAAAAAGAACTACCGGACAGCATCGAATAA
- a CDS encoding alpha/beta hydrolase — MGKRIITSLLFSLFVSISLFADGYIDKQTYVYSVKDGNSLKLDRYYLKDDEAVAAKVTPCIVFMFGGGFAAGERDGEQYVDYFRKLVERGYQVVSIDYRLGMKNIGDGSQIDPMRFAALLTNSITMAVEDLFDATTFVYNHADDWNIQKDEIITNGSSAGAVAVLHGEYAICNNSKLAEKLPQGFNYAGTIAFAGAIFSTSGDLKWQTAPSPIQMFHGDADRNVPFDKTEMLQVGLYGSKHIAKQLQELNTPYYFYKVENAAHEIAERPMKENIDEVCSFIDKLIIGKGNLIINTGEVEIGKPELKKDFDLIDYIKANFGG; from the coding sequence ATGGGAAAGAGAATAATAACATCATTGCTTTTTTCGCTATTTGTCTCTATTTCATTGTTTGCTGATGGATATATTGACAAGCAGACGTACGTATATTCTGTAAAAGATGGTAACTCGTTGAAGCTGGATAGATACTATCTTAAAGATGATGAAGCAGTAGCTGCAAAGGTTACTCCTTGTATTGTTTTTATGTTCGGAGGTGGTTTTGCTGCCGGTGAACGTGATGGAGAACAGTATGTGGATTATTTTCGCAAGCTGGTAGAAAGAGGATATCAGGTTGTGTCTATCGATTATCGGCTCGGAATGAAAAATATAGGTGATGGCTCGCAGATAGATCCGATGCGTTTTGCAGCATTGTTGACCAATAGTATAACGATGGCTGTAGAAGATCTTTTTGATGCAACGACCTTTGTTTATAATCATGCTGATGATTGGAATATCCAAAAAGATGAGATTATTACAAATGGTTCGAGCGCCGGAGCTGTTGCCGTTCTGCACGGAGAATATGCAATATGCAATAACAGTAAGCTTGCAGAGAAACTCCCTCAAGGGTTTAATTATGCAGGGACAATTGCTTTTGCCGGAGCTATCTTCAGTACAAGTGGAGATTTGAAATGGCAAACAGCACCCTCGCCTATACAGATGTTTCACGGAGATGCCGACAGGAATGTTCCATTTGATAAGACTGAAATGCTTCAGGTTGGGCTGTATGGATCGAAGCATATTGCAAAACAGCTTCAAGAATTAAATACTCCATATTATTTCTACAAAGTAGAAAATGCTGCACATGAAATAGCCGAACGACCGATGAAAGAAAATATAGATGAGGTCTGCTCATTTATTGATAAATTGATTATAGGTAAAGGCAACCTAATAATAAATACAGGTGAGGTGGAAATCGGTAAACCCGAACTGAAAAAAGATTTCGACTTAATTGATTATATAAAAGCGAACTTTGGAGGGTAG
- a CDS encoding AMP nucleosidase yields MKTKQEIVANWLPRYTKRPLEQFTKYILLTNFAKYVEVFAHHFNVPILGLDGNMPNASAEGITIINFGMGSANAATIMDLLSAVEPEAVLFLGKCGGLKKHNNLGDYILPIAAIRGEGTSNDYLPPEVPSLPAFSLLRSVSSTIRNHNKDYWTGTVYTTNRRVWEHDDKFKEYLLQIRTMAVDMETATLFTCGFANQIPTGALLLVSDQPMISDGVKTEKSDNVVTKNFVEEHVIVGIESLMTLINNGETVKHLRFETW; encoded by the coding sequence ATGAAAACAAAACAAGAAATTGTCGCAAATTGGCTGCCACGCTATACGAAAAGACCACTCGAGCAATTTACAAAATATATATTATTAACCAACTTTGCCAAATACGTAGAAGTTTTTGCTCATCACTTTAATGTCCCTATTTTAGGATTGGATGGTAATATGCCAAATGCCTCGGCAGAAGGAATTACAATTATAAATTTTGGAATGGGTAGCGCCAATGCTGCTACTATAATGGATCTGTTGAGTGCAGTAGAGCCCGAAGCTGTACTTTTTCTTGGAAAGTGTGGAGGGCTGAAAAAGCATAATAATTTAGGGGATTATATATTACCGATAGCGGCTATCAGAGGAGAAGGAACATCGAATGATTATCTTCCACCCGAAGTGCCGTCTTTACCTGCTTTCAGCCTTTTGAGATCGGTATCTTCTACGATACGTAACCATAATAAGGATTACTGGACAGGAACGGTATACACCACTAATAGACGTGTCTGGGAACATGATGATAAGTTTAAGGAATATCTTCTTCAGATACGAACTATGGCTGTAGATATGGAAACTGCAACACTGTTTACTTGCGGCTTTGCAAATCAGATACCCACAGGGGCATTACTCTTAGTGTCGGATCAGCCAATGATTTCTGATGGTGTAAAAACGGAGAAAAGTGATAACGTTGTCACAAAGAATTTTGTAGAGGAGCATGTCATAGTGGGTATCGAATCGCTAATGACTTTGATTAATAACGGAGAAACAGTAAAACACCTACGCTTCGAAACATGGTAA
- the lptE gene encoding LPS assembly lipoprotein LptE, with protein MKKIGLLILVLIMMTACTISYKFNGSNINYSETPTLEIRDFQNQSPNVYPMLAQMFNEEMKDVFIRGTKLQFTSVAPSMEIEGEIVRWDLTPLAVQENNLASQTRLTMAVKFRFRNNVRPEEDKEETISAYRDFESSKMLTDVQDKLGEELTKEIVDQIFNATMSNW; from the coding sequence ATGAAAAAAATCGGTCTGTTGATCCTAGTGTTAATCATGATGACAGCTTGTACAATTTCATACAAGTTTAACGGTTCGAACATTAACTATTCCGAAACACCCACTTTAGAGATTCGCGACTTCCAAAACCAGTCGCCTAACGTATATCCTATGTTAGCTCAAATGTTTAATGAGGAGATGAAAGATGTGTTTATACGCGGAACCAAACTACAGTTTACCAGTGTAGCGCCGTCAATGGAAATAGAAGGCGAGATTGTACGTTGGGATCTGACACCTCTGGCTGTGCAGGAAAACAATCTGGCTTCGCAGACTCGACTTACGATGGCGGTTAAATTCCGATTTAGAAACAATGTGAGACCGGAAGAGGATAAAGAGGAGACAATCTCGGCATATCGAGATTTTGAGAGTAGCAAAATGCTTACCGATGTACAAGATAAACTCGGAGAAGAACTCACAAAAGAGATAGTAGACCAGATATTTAATGCAACCATGTCGAATTGGTAG